Proteins encoded within one genomic window of Hermetia illucens chromosome 2, iHerIll2.2.curated.20191125, whole genome shotgun sequence:
- the LOC119648979 gene encoding cytochrome c oxidase assembly factor 3, mitochondrial, with translation MSSASSPSGGSNEPNVKFLDRKLDKAQVEFMRLVEQQNLERVQRLKKIRRNNILVGCGLGASVIGIYLYSMFSVAQEKFLDDFEEPKKVTQQQQ, from the coding sequence ATGTCATCTGCATCATCACCGTCCGGCGGCAGTAACGAACCAAACGTGAAGTTCCTGGACCGGAAATTGGACAAGGCCCAAGTGGAGTTTATGCGCCTCGTCGAGCAGCAGAACCTCGAGCGTGTGCAGCGTCTGAAGAAGATCCGCCGCAACAACATCCTGGTCGGGTGCGGACTAGGCGCGAGTGTCATCGGGATCTACTTGTACTCCATGTTCAGCGTCGCCCAGGAGAAGTTCCTGGACGACTTCGAGGAGCCGAAGAAAGTGACCCAACAGCAGCAGTAA
- the LOC119648978 gene encoding dimethyladenosine transferase 1, mitochondrial, whose protein sequence is MASGYGLVAGSGVRLPPLPTLRDIVKLYKLQAIKQLSQNFLMDERLTDKIVRAVGRIDVNDVVLEVGPGPGGITRSILRKQPRRLILVEKDRRFLPSLELLKECVEPLGQTTVDIHQGDILRFPIGEVIPDGSGRIHLIGNLPFAISTRLLINWLEDLSLRRKAFRRPDTTMTLTFQQEVAERICAPIDHSQRCRLSVMSQIWTQPVFKFTIPGKAFVPKPEVDVGVVKLIPLKHPKTDLPFKLVEKVCRHTFSMRQKYCRRGYGTLFPEKDRADIIQELFELADVDPLARPFQLSVEEYIRLAKVYHDFIEKNPEVALYDYRAPKVKVNSNCAV, encoded by the coding sequence ATGGCGTCTGGGTATGGATTGGTTGCAGGCAGCGGCGTACGACTGCCGCCACTTCCAACGCTCCGGGATATTGTCAAGCTCTACAAGTTGCAGGCGATCAAACAGCTGAGCCAGAACTTTCTGATGGACGAACGACTGACCGATAAGATTGTGCGTGCCGTGGGGAGGATTGACGTGAACGATGTTGTTCTCGAAGTAGGACCCGGTCCGGGGGGTATAACCCGCTCGATTCTGCGGAAACAGCCGCGCAGACTGATTCTCGTCGAGAAGGATCGCAGGTTCCTGCCCAGCCTGGAACTTCTGAAGGAATGCGTCGAACCCTTGGGGCAAACAACTGTTGACATCCATCAAGGGGACATCTTGCGCTTCCCGATCGGCGAAGTTATTCcagatggaagcggtcgcatCCACCTGATCGGCAATCTTCCCTTTGCCATCTCCACTCGACTCCTCATCAACTGGTTGGAGGACTTATCTTTGCGTCGCAAAGCATTCCGCCGACCGGACACCACTATGACCCTCACCTTCCAGCAGGAGGTCGCCGAACGCATTTGTGCACCCATCGACCATAGCCAAAGATGTCGCCTTTCGGTCATGTCCCAAATATGGACGCAACCCGTCTTCAAATTCACGATTCCGGGCAAGGCGTTTGTCCCCAAGCCGGAAGTCGATGTTGGGGTGGTGAAGCTCATTCCGCTGAAGCATCCCAAGACCGATCTGCCTTTTAAGCTCGTAGAGAAGGTTTGCCGCCACACGTTCTCGATGCGCCAGAAATATTGTCGACGAGGGTACGGAACGTTGTTCCCGGAGAAGGATCGCGCTGACATCATTCAGGAGTTGTTTGAGTTGGCCGACGTGGACCCCCTAGCGCGACCCTTCCAGTTGTCGGTGGAGGAGTACATCAGGCTGGCGAAAGTCTATCACGATTTCATCGAGAAGAACCCGGAGGTGGCCTTGTATGACTATCGGGCGCCAAAAGTTAAAGTGAATAGTAATTGCGCTGTGTGA